The genomic segment CGATGCCAGTTTACTTCTTAAAAGGATAAAAGCTTCCATTTCGACTCCACCTAAATGTTGCCATTTGAATCCTGTTGATGAATCTCCTTGAAAGCAATAAACATGAATGGTATTCTGCAGCGTAATCGGTGCCAACAGAATAGAAGATATCAGAAACTTGAATCTTGTTAAAGCTTAAGAGTGTGGTGATGGCTGTGAAACTTGGGATCTGTTCTAGTCGAAAGTGCGGGCTGAGTTAACTATCTTTCGCTTATAATGTATCTTGAAAGATATGGAGGCAAGGACGGATTAACTGGTTCAACAATTATCTGGAAGTTTGACAGACCCGTGCTTCATACCCCACTAAGAATCGAGCCTCTCTTAAAAGTACTTCCTAAATGGACAAACTTTTGCACCATGTCCTTGAGATCAAGGTTTTGTGATTCTATTTTACGCTGGGCACGGAGAATCCAACTACATCAGAATGTTGGGGAGAATGAGCAGAATCCGAGTGCAAGTTTTCTTAGTGGTGCTTCTCTCGCAGGAACTCGGTGCTAAGATTTTGAAAAAACTGCTGTTGAACCAAGATATCATAAAGAACATCGTCCAAAAGCGCGGTTAACACAGGCTCCCAGGCATTTCGGAATTTCTCAATGAGAGTGGACATAATACTTCATGCTTTCGTTTCACTTCACGTTGATCTTGTTTAGATTGCGAGTTCCCCTTTCACCAGACTGTACCACCCCATAAACCTGTGCAGCTACTCTACCTGCCGTCATACCGAATAAAGGCTTCATTGTTGGGGGTGGGACGTTTTTCCCCGGCATACCGGCTAATTTCGAAATTCGGAATTGTCGTTTGCACACTCACACGCGGTGGTTTGGTTAAAAAAACAGGATTCTTGTTCTATTTCTATTGTACGAAATTATACAcgattttaattgcattaatttgGTGGTAATGGTCAGCTTCAAACGGTTATGCTAATATTTAATACTTTCAAACTTCAGGATACCACAACCAAGAAAACACACgtaaatccaaaaaaaaaacacactaaATTGACTGATGTACATATCGTTATCGTGCATTTCAACGTTCAGCCTCCTGTTCTTCCTGTTCAACAAAATCACGCAGATCAAAATTTACAAAATCAATGCGATCTTTTCATTCTGAATGAGTGTACCTTCTTGGTACTAACAAAATCGCCAAGTTTGTTCTTGGCCTTCCCGTCGGGAGATTTCTTGAAAAGTGTGCCACCATATCTGTTGATTACCTTTTCCTTCACCAATTTGCTGTATATAAAAGAAGCTCCTCTAAACTGCGGTAATACCAACCATGCTACAAACGCTAGTTTCATGTCATACCATATCGGTATCCTGCAACAAGCCATGCTTGTCAGTTCTCTTTTCACTCCCCacacaacaaaaaaaaaacaaaaactaaGAAAATCCCTCGtcaattttcttaattccgtAGTAAATCTGCAATGAtatcaattttttattaaaaaaaatgaacaaaTAAAACAAATTCTAGTTCAATTTTTGACTGTGTATAGTCACTTCACATGTATATGAAAACTAATTTTTGTTCATGTCATCAATTCATTTTGATCATTCATTATTTTGCactttattttcaattttaatttcatCCAAACGGTATCGAACACGTGAGATATTAGATCTAATATCAAGAAAAAGTGCAAATTGATAGAAAATACTGTTGATTAACTCAAGAATCGGACCAAAAATGAAAACATACAAATTAAAATACCTGAAAATGTGATTTTCCCCTATATATTTATAAACTTTGTCCATACCtaaatatgtatgtatatttaCTGATTCTGAACATGATAtccaagtgtatatatatatatatatatatatttatttatattctaTTATATTTATTACCATTGTAAGACGGGCTCCAGCAACATCTCCATGAGTGTAAGAAAAGAATACAGAATCCAATAAGCGAGCCATTGCTGATCATCTAATTTTGATGGGCTTTCTATCGCCATCACCGATGCATATCTATTGAATAAATTTTCaagaaacataaaaatttaatacaTAGACTTACGATCCCTTTAGGATTCaaccaacacacacacacacacacacacacacacacacatatatatatattactcaCAGTGGATAGAGcagcattatatatatatatatatatatattactcaCAGTGGATAGAGCAGCATCATTGCGGGCctgtcaaaattaaaataagaGAATATAAATCATACTAAATCGATTCTAATATAAATTTCCATGTTAAAACAAGATATATGTACAGAATAATAGCTTGAACTGAGAAAAATTTACCCTGCAAGAGAATGAAGGAAGGTGATCAGAGTCCAGAAATTATTTTCCATGATCTCCTTTATTTTAGTGAGACCTTAAAAACTCCGAAAACAAAGCGAGCAAATAGATTCAGCTGAGTAAGATTTGCTTCCTGTCGGTTTCGAATTCTAGAAATTGATGACAGATTTAAAGGAGGGAGAGGCGAGGACACGTGGCGAAATGGGCATCGGCATCAGATTCTTGGTGCTCAAAACGTGGCAAAACGAAGTTTAACTGCACCCCTCCAAGGGGTTACTCATCAGATTTCAGATATGTTTTGCTTCTTTTTTCCCCGATTaatttatatcaataatttaattaataattatttaatcctaGATTTGGAGTTAACTttaaagcaaaaatttgtgtgagatcatccatgaaaaaatattattttttatgttcatagtattattttttattgtgaatatcgatagagttaaCCCgtttcacatataaagattcgcgaGATCGTTTAACAAGCTACGTATTCTAACTTTAATCCCACTGCATTAATGTGCGGTTTGGTTTGTATGCCTTTCCCAAACTCAAACCGCGTGTTGTTTTTCATGCACAAAGTCGCTGGTGGCGTCAGAATCCATTAGTGAttacaaatatattttaatttgtaaAACAGATTTATATTATTAGATTATAATAATTAACTGTCGATCTTACAATTCCATTTCATTAAATATCaagttttgaaaaattactTTGTTCTTATTTGTTTTATCATTTGCGATTTCGTCGtaatattgtcaaatttcaatATTAGTATATTATATTTGGTTGTTGTGCAATATGACACtatacaaatttgaaattatcAACGCTCTCAATTAGaagttattaaaattatttgaaaaatacatcattaaaattgaaatttgataacaaaAATATCAGAAATATCATATTATAGATAGTGGAAGTGAACATATTGGACTAAAAAtataagtttttattttttatttattgaagtTATGTTTTCTGAAAAGTAGGATAAAGTAATGAATCTAAATCATATTATTGTGTTAATCTTTTGACAGCTTTTattgattaataattatatGCTTTGCTTTAATTGTGTACTTTGACACACTGTCCtttattcatatcaaatccagaTAATATGAAGAAACTTTAGATATAAAAACACatagttaaataaaaaaaatttattcatcaGTTTTATATTTAGATACAACATAGAACAATGAtatatcttttatttatttttattgaatttaagtTCAATATTAATCTTATTTTAGTATCAAATaaattgattatatatatatatatatatatatatatatatatatatatatatatattgcttcCTAGCTAGAATTGACCTCGATTTCtttaatgcaaaaaaaaaaagtgcatTTTTAGGCAATAAAGAGAAAATGATCTGAATTTTTTCCAGAAACACATccaattaattgaaattttgTATACATTCCAAGTCTCTAGCTCTTACTTTCAATTCAATtccatatataatataaaaataattcatatacaatattttaaaatcataaacttatCATTAACGCAACATTTGTTATAGAATAAAACTTtggttaattattcatttttattttatattatattatataaaaaattaattttatatagcATTATCTTAtacaaatatattgatttattatttttgtattaTATGTCGTTCATCATCACATCAACAGTGGTTAAAAATATTCTGCAAAAACTTGTGTCAatcggtctcacgggtcgtattttattaaacagatctcttatttgagttatacatgaaaaaatattacttttgattgtgaatattggtatgattgatccgtctcaaagataaagattcgtgagatcgtctcacgatATACATACTCAAAATATTCAGGCAACATGATAAT from the Primulina tabacum isolate GXHZ01 chromosome 8, ASM2559414v2, whole genome shotgun sequence genome contains:
- the LOC142553183 gene encoding HVA22-like protein e isoform X2 is translated as MENNFWTLITFLHSLAGPAMMLLYPLYASVMAIESPSKLDDQQWLAYWILYSFLTLMEMLLEPVLQWIPIWYDMKLAFVAWLVLPQFRGASFIYSKLVKEKVINRYGGTLFKKSPDGKAKNKLGDFVSTKKEEQEAER
- the LOC142553183 gene encoding HVA22-like protein e isoform X3 — its product is MLLYPLYASVMAIESPSKLDDQQWLAYWILYSFLTLMEMLLEPVLQWIPIWYDMKLAFVAWLVLPQFRGASFIYSKLVKEKVINRYGGTLFKKSPDGKAKNKLGDFVSTKKVHSFRMKRSH
- the LOC142553183 gene encoding HVA22-like protein e isoform X1: MENNFWTLITFLHSLAGPAMMLLYPLYASVMAIESPSKLDDQQWLAYWILYSFLTLMEMLLEPVLQWIPIWYDMKLAFVAWLVLPQFRGASFIYSKLVKEKVINRYGGTLFKKSPDGKAKNKLGDFVSTKKVHSFRMKRSH